A genomic window from Punica granatum isolate Tunisia-2019 chromosome 2, ASM765513v2, whole genome shotgun sequence includes:
- the LOC116197692 gene encoding protein CHLORORESPIRATORY REDUCTION 6, chloroplastic, which translates to MSTTTIPIKLLSPLSPSVNRLFLPSTLPQCLPLRNSPDFMSSSLPTTLCLNLQKRGVEASVAFNPSGNFDLSLHDDEQDDQKVTPPMPPTEGRLEVVIDNDIIRRLDLSPFQSATGITSPLTAEPKQYLERTIGFTINYTREDPSDLRELSEFPDIRLWFVRLDATYPWLPVLLDWRAGELSRYAAMLVPHQMSMRMGVVFNPEALELFIMKKVVIVYNWLKQHDVPKPRLKASDMARMLGFGIGDELFDLLDQT; encoded by the exons ATGTCCACCACCACCATCCCCATAAAGCTTTTATCCCCACTCTCTCCTTCCGTGAATCGACTGTTCTTGCCCTCAACTCTTCCCCAATGTCTCCCCTTGAGAAACAGTCCAGATTTCATGTCTTCTTCTCTGCCCACCACTCTGTGTCTGAACCTGCAGAAAAGGGGAGTTGAAGCCTCGGTTGCCTTCAACCCCTCTGGGAATTTCGACCTGTCGTTGCATGATGACGAACAAG ATGATCAAAAGGTCACCcctccaatgccaccgacggAAGGCCGACTCGAAGTCGTGATCGATAATGACATTATTCGGCGTCTTGACTTATCACCATTTCAATCTGCCACTGGCATAACCTCACCTCTCACAG CTGAGCCGAAGCAGTATCTTGAACGAACCATCGGATTCACTATCAACTACACCAGAGAAGACCCCAGTGATCTTAGAGAGTTATCCGAATTTCCCGATATAAGACTTTGGTTCGTGAGGCTTGATGCTACTTATCCGTGGCTACCTGTGTTACTAGACTGGCGAGCAGGAGAGCTCTCCCGTTATGCAGCAATGTTAGTTCCCCACCAG ATGAGTATGCGGATGGGCGTGGTCTTCAATCCGGAGGCGCTAGAGCTATTCATCATGAAGAAGGTGGTGATCGTATACAACTGGTTGAAACAGCATGATGTTCCGAAGCCAAGACTGAAAGCGAGTGACATGGCGAGGATGCTTGGGTTTGGGATTGGGGACGAACTCTTCGACTTGTTAGATCAAACCTGA
- the LOC116197691 gene encoding probable protein phosphatase 2C 27 — translation MCVQDAEEMEGPDPEKKGSSSPKSPSWPLHCEFLDSQMGNWGSDEDDDKKNKSSSQSSSAVAASNESTLGSSFPIESISEDCMASEKKQIAAPNFVPKLRSGEWSDIGDRPHMEDTHICIVDLAERFGCNKLLDGEAVSFFGVFDGHGGKAAAQFVRDHLPRIIVEDADFPLELEKVVVRSFKETDAAFAESCALESGLSSGTTALTAMIFGRSLLVANAGDCRAVLSRRGVAVEMSRDHRPCCTREKTRIESLGGFIVDDYLNGQLGVTRALGDWHLEGMKRRGEGLGPLSSEPELNLTTVVKEDEFLIIGSDGMWDVFSSQNAVDFARRRLQEHNDVKLCCKQIVEEAIKRGARDNLTVVIVSFHHERPPQLVVQKARFRRSISAEGLQSIKCLLDG, via the exons ATGTGTGTTCAGGATGCAGAGGAGATGGAGGGCCCTGACCCTGAGAAGAAGGGCAGCAGCTCCCCCAAGTCTCCTTCTTGGCCTTTGCAttgcgagttcttggattccCAAATGGGGAATTGGGGCAGCGATGAAGACGACGATAAGAAGAATAAGAGCAGTAGCCAGTCCTCTTCTGCTGTTGCTGCAAGCAACGAGTCCACCCTTGGGAGCTCATTCCCG ATTGAGAGCATAAGTGAGGACTGCATGGCATCTGAGAAAAAGCAGATTGCGGCACCAAACTTTGTGCCGAAGCTTCGGTCAGGGGAGTGGTCTGATATTGGCGATCGGCCTCATATGGAGGACACCCATATATGCATTGTTGATTTGGCTGAAAGGTTCGGCTGCAATAAACTCCTTGATGGTGAAGCGGTGTCTTTCTTTGGT GTCTTTGATGGGCATGGAGGAAAGGCTGCGGCGCAGTTTGTTCGTGACCATTTGCCTAGAATCATAGTAGAAGATGCTGATTTCCCGTTAGAACTTGAGAAAGTTGTTGTGAGGTCCTTTAAAGAGACTGATGCTGCCTTCGCTGAGTCATGTGCTCTCGAGTCGGGTCTTTCATCTGGGACAACTGCTCTGACTGCAATGATATTTGGGAG GTCTTTGTTGGTGGCAAATGCCGGAGATTGCCGAGCTGTACTTTCTCGGCGGGGAGTGGCTGTAGAGATGTCCAGAGATCATCGCCCATGTTGCACCAGGGAAAAGACGAGAATTGAATCCCTGGGTGGTTTTATTGTTGACGACTATTTAAATGGTCAATTAGGGGTCACCCGGGCACTGGGAGACTGGCATCTTGAGGGTATGAAGCGGAGGGGTGAAGGACTTGGTCCCCTGAGCTCCGAGCCTGAGCTAAATTTGACTACTGTGGTGAAAGAGGACGAGTTCTTGATCATTGGAAGTGATGGCATGTGGGACGTTTTCAGTAGCCAGAATGCCGTGGATTTTGCCCGAAGGAGGCTCCAAGAACACAACGATGTTAAACTTTGCTGCAAGCAAATCGTGGAGGAGGCAATAAAGAGGGGGGCCAGGGACAATCTGACGGTCGTGATAGTGAGCTTTCATCACGAGCGGCCCCCACAACTGGTGGTGCAGAAGGCAAGGTTCCGGAGGAGTATCTCTGCTGAGGGGCTTCAGAGTATCAAGTGTTTACTGGATGGCTAG
- the LOC116197695 gene encoding uncharacterized protein LOC116197695 produces the protein MKHLSLSLVGLLLLCLALPCAQGIRLGKGSTLLLHHHIHVEVAPIVKGNNGGEASLCRDKACLVSTMKKKASGPSRKSSKDWIPSIQEDYYGPRRHRPSITSTSYISFEHQLTVFSCSTLLSTFEI, from the exons ATGAAGCACTTGAGTTTGTCGTTGGTCGGACTTCTGCTTCTATGTCTCGCCCTTCCTTGCGCCCAAG GGATTCGGTTGGGAAAAGGTTCAACATTACTCCTTCATCATCATATCCAT GTCGAGGTTGCACCTATAGTGAAAGGCAATAATGGAGGAGAGGCTTCCCTTTGTCGGGACAAGGCCTGCTTGGTCAGTACCATGAAGAAGAAAGCTTCGGGACCGTccagaaaatcatcgaaagaTTGGATACCGAGCAtccaggaagattactatgGACCTAGAAGGCACAGACCAAGCATCACAAGCACTAGTTATATATCTTTTGAACATCAGCTTACAGTTTTCTCATGTTCAACCTTACTATCGACTTTTGAGATCTGA